The following is a genomic window from Antechinus flavipes isolate AdamAnt ecotype Samford, QLD, Australia chromosome 3, AdamAnt_v2, whole genome shotgun sequence.
ATGGACATCACAAGGAAGATGTTGCACATCTCATTCCAGATGAGGTTGCAAGTCACAAGCCAGATGAAGATGCTGCAAGTCACAAGCCAGAAGGAATTGCTGCAAATCATAAGCCAGATACTGAAGAGACAACCAAAGGCACCCAGAAAGTTTCTCTTGTTTTAATCTTGGTGCCAATTTTTGCTGCACTGGCTATCATATTGATCATTGTGATAGTGATAAAGCGTTATTTCGCAAGGTAAATCATTTCtcaataaatttaatcaaaagggATTGGGGgataatgtcattttttaaatgtctaaacaACAAAAGATTTGTAGTTCAGAAAGGGAAATCCACTCATCAGATTGCCAAAATTGACAAATAAGAATAATGACAAGTGCTATAGGAACTTCTGGAAAACAAATATAGTGAAGTGTTGATGGTACAGTGACTTGGTTCAGACATCTAAAGAGGAACCTTATAACAtgaaatgtcagaactgggagaggATTTGGAATCcagaatgtcagaggtgggagggcctttagagcccaggatgtcagagctgagagggcctttagaacagaggatgtcagagctgagagggcccttagaacccaggaggtcagagctgggagggcccttagaatccagaatgtcagagctgggagggagcttagaatacTGGATGTCAGAAGTAGGAAGGAACACAGAATGTCAGTCTTTGACATTCAAGAATTTCACTGACCTCTCATTAAAATGctaacattaataataaaatgactaattatcCAGAAAATGATTctcaaagttttttaaatttcacagtATTAAAAGTAAAACAAGGTAACTGTCCTGTTGTGTACCATATGAAAAAGCAACTTCAGTCACCGCTAACCAACTTCCACATACAACAGAGTAGTTTCCTCTTGCTAATGCTAGTGGACTTTCTGTTGCCTCATAATTGTAGACAGGACACACCCTTCAAACATCCACAAAGATCTGCTGCCTCATTCTGGCAAGGTTTAATGGACACTGGAGTTTGGAAGATCATGGATTTCTGCcttaaaataatgatattttcacttttttccatcTTCAACTGGGCATATAAAATGGATTCTCTGCCCACCATTGAAAATGAAGCTTTCATCAAAGAGTGTGttgatcttcataacaaattTCGGTCACAAGTGACCCCCAAAGCCAGTAACATGATGCATGTGAGCTGGGATGCAGATTTGGCCAAAGTTGCTAAAGAATGGGCGCAGAAGTGTAAGTTTGAACATAACCCTGATCTGAATATCCCCCAAAAGTTGCACCCTACCTTCTCTGCAGTGGGAGAGAATCTCTGGATTGGCTCAATGGGAGCATTTTCTGAAAATTCTGCCATCAAAACATGgaataatgaagtaaaaaactATAATTTCCAGAGTAAGAAATGTACTGGGGTATGTGGTCATTATACTCAGGTGGTCTGGGCAGCTACTTACAAGATTGGCTGTGCAGTTCAATTTTGCCCCAAAATTGCACAGTCTTTCATTACCAATGGAGCAGTTTTTGTGTGTGACTGTGGACCAGCAGGAAATTATTATAATGTGCAGCCCTACAAGGAAGGAGAACCCTGCAGTGCCTGTAAAGAAGATACCTGTGTGGATCAGCTGTGTACAAATCCAAAGCGGGATGGAGAGGCTGCAAGTCCCAAGCCAAATGCTGAACAGCAAGCTAAAGACaaaaactttctcttcttttcatcttGGTGCCAATTTTAGTTTTATATTCACTATTATTCTGATCATTGTGGCAAAGCGTCATTATGCGAGGTAAATTATTTCtgaataaatttaatcaaaaggaATTATGGGATAAtgtcatcttttaaaatgtcaaaacaaaagatttgtaattcagaaaaggaaatccaATTATCAGATTGCCAAAGCTGACAAATAGGGATAATGACAACTGCTGTAGAGACATCTGGAAAACAAGTATATTGATGAAGTGTTGATGGTACAATGACTTGGTTCAGATTTCtgaagaggaaccttagaactcaggatgtcagggccgggagggcccttagaacccaggatgtcagaagtgggaaggcccttagaacccaggatgtcagaactgggaggacccttagaacacgGGATGTCAGAGTTAGGAAGGTCCTTCAAACACAGAATGTCCAAGTCTTAGTCTTCCTTTAAGGTGAAAATGCTTTTCTTCAATAGCAATTTTATTCCAGTTGTGttcccagaatcacagaattttagaactcaCAGGACTTTTTCATGGTCATATAGTGCAATCCCTACATGAAAGGAATCTGTATGACAACATACCTGAAAAGTGGACATTCAGCCTTGGCTGTCATGCAAGATGGCAATCTCTGAGAGGTAAGCCTCGGGAATCAGTTGGGGGACAGGAGAGAGTTTTGTAGTAGGTACAAGCAAGGATTACAGCCCATTACAAATGTGGAATCACCCTGGAGATTTTGTCTAAAGGATGTAGTCAGAAAAGTATATGGTATGGGGCGGGGAGGGAGAATTGGGAGGAGGTGCACAAGAGAGATAATAAATGGATAGTTGATGTGGTCTATTGGTATTCATGAAAGGTCAAGAGAATAAGGAGAAGGCCCTCATTTTGACTGGTAAACATTCAACAACCACCTCCCCAAAAAACTGGGAATGCTTATAAATTTCATctgcattaatattttctccGTCACTTTTTTTAAGTCTAGAAATTAGTGAAACAATAAATGAAGCTCTGACTTACAgtgtttgccaatttttttttgggggggggtgtctaAATGctcaaattgaaaatttaacaagtgaTTTTCATGAACCTTTAAAACTGATTTTAGCAAACCCCAAGAAAAGTCTCCAAAATAATggctttaaaaatatgatttcaaagTCATTATTTGCCTATTAAACTACTCCTCCCTTTTCTAACTACCTGAGTTACACCAGAATTTTCtccatatatttcaacatattaaaACAGCTTAAGTACAGAAACAGATATGATACTCTAATTGTCATATATGAGGTCAAATATTAAAGAcatttgcaaaaattaaaaaagcaatgCCATTCTTTGCattaattttttggggaaaatttttttttaaaatatctgttactATGCATTGagattattgtcattttaatgaattaataagtaataactttaaatatattaatctagttaaaatttaatgaatcaaatagatattttttaaattcatatttttaatttcatgtagtaaatattgatagatataactcacacaaacaaaaaacttttggaggactacaatcatttttaaaatagaaaggagAACTGAGAAAAAGTTCATGATCTACTGTCCTAAATCACTGAAAAGTGGACATTCAGCCTTGGCTGTCATGCAAGATGGCAATTTCTTGGGTAACTCAGGAGCTTATCCCATTTATTATTataagagccaattgttaaattttcagtataaggatttacaactcagaaatcatcaaaatgctacaaatcaaggccTGCTTTATTGTTTTATGGAGTGTCTAGATTTAACATagtgatggaaaaaatataaggctgttattgttattagttCTCAGAGGACAGATGACATCACAAAGATGATGTCTTGATTCTCTTCTGAATTGAGGCAGAGCAGTGCAAAGCTGTCAGCCTCACTCTTCCAGTGTTACCAAagtggtaagacaaaagtcaCACTAAAGTTAAAACTGTGTTTTCCGAGACAGGAGGTAATGGTGCAGGATGGGCAGTCATGTAGAGGTTGTAATCTGCATTCCTGGAGGCAATCCACAATAATGAGACCCCAGATCCATCAGAGCATTTGAGGATATGTTGggaaaaaataatccctgccctcaaggagtttactttctgTGGGGAAGATACAACAGttaaactgataaatagaaataagatAATTTTGGGAAGGGGAGCACTGCATTAGTCTTTTCCCCacagaaaagaaggaattgaGCAAACAAGACATGATCAGGCATTCAAAGTCAGTAAACATATGGTGATTAGATCCCAGGGATCCAACTAAATTCACAAGCTTTATCTCAAGATGCAGGGGAATGGCAAACTCCAATGGTACCCCCATCACCTCCAAGATCAACAAAAGCCCTTCCTAATCTAGCCCTTTGCCACTTTTCcttctgttatttcctttttattctgtatatagagTGGTTGTACATAgtagtttgcatgttgtctcccacaCACACATTGTGAGCtttttgaaggcaagaactgtctgcctctttttgtttccccagcacatagtgggtacttaaatGTGTTTTTGTTTGGTTACTGGACAATAATGGAGTTCAAGGTGCTGGTCGTTATGGATTAAGTCTTTGGCAAAAAGGGTAGGGTTAAAAGGCTCAG
Proteins encoded in this region:
- the LOC127555734 gene encoding glioma pathogenesis-related protein 1-like, yielding MKKQLQSPLTNFHIQQSSFLLLMLVDFLLPHNCRQDTPFKHPQRSAASFWQGLMDTGVWKIMDFCLKIMIFSLFSIFNWAYKMDSLPTIENEAFIKECVDLHNKFRSQVTPKASNMMHVSWDADLAKVAKEWAQKCKFEHNPDLNIPQKLHPTFSAVGENLWIGSMGAFSENSAIKTWNNEVKNYNFQSKKCTGVCGHYTQVVWAATYKIGCAVQFCPKIAQSFITNGAVFVCDCGPAGNYYNVQPYKEGEPCSACKEDTCVDQLCTNPKRDGEAASPKPNAEQQAKDKNFLFFSSWCQF